The following is a genomic window from Nymphaea colorata isolate Beijing-Zhang1983 chromosome 3, ASM883128v2, whole genome shotgun sequence.
CCACTGGGGAAGGAGATGGGAGAACTCTTAGCATGGCCTTTCATATGGATCTGTGATCCATGGATTTCTAGTCGGCCACCGATCTGAAATCTGCGCATCAAATAAATTatgtttgatgataaaatcatgtAAGTCACATTTCATTCGAAGTCAGATTTGAATCCATGGCTATGGAATGTTGTCTAAGGGGCACAACGGATTAGTGACTTCTAAAGACTAATTGCTCCTTTTGATTCTTGTAAGTGTCATGCTCTGACGCAGCCTTAATTGGACCAGAAGGTAAGAGAAATGAAAGCTCTTCACTGAAATCAAGAATTAATCTCAACTACCAAAATATAGCGGAGAATGTTTAAACAAACTTAATGATTGGGCCATATTTTAGCTCACAAATGTGAGGTGCATACAGCCGATAGATTCACCTTTGAAGCCTTGAATTCTAGCTTGCAAAgcttataaaacaaaatttacaaaaaaacaaaatcaactttaaaaataataacaaaaatataattagGTTTGAACATGCATCCTACATTTAATTACGTGAATGTGAattatattaaataaattaaataaaaatgaaagaaaatcaaacttaaATGTGTTTCCATAATGCCATCAAAAGACCTACGCATTTTTTAAACTTTGGGTAAATAAGAAATCACTACTCCACTTTTCAGAATCACCAAACGTATGCTAAATTTTGGGCAAATCCTTTACAGAGCTGCTTTAAATGAAAAACGTCAAAGTGAAATAATAAGTTACAAATTAACAAGTTCGATTGAGATGCGAAATTTTACAACTATTTCTCATTTGCTAATTTTACAAAagtcaaactatatatatatatatatatatatatatatatatatagccaacaTCCATTACCCGATTGGGTAAATTTTGCTACATCTAGAAAATGTCATAGATAGTGCACTCAACTGCAAATCATTGGCCACGGTTTCTACCACTATCTGCCACAGTTTTGAGTGTCACAAAATTAAAAAGCCATCTGACAACGGACGTTGgctggcatatatatatatatatataaaaaagtaaaaaaatcagGATCTGAGTGCCACACTATCGTAGATAAATTGGTCAACAAATTGCCAAATAGAGAATAATGTCGCAATCTGGTCCAACCCCATTTCGTCGTGAAGCTTTACAAGGACCGCATTCATATCCCTCTCCCCTCCATTCACAAGATTCCCAGATATAAGACCTTATCCTTTTTCTCCATTATCGGGCATCACTCCATACCATCCACAATAAACAGGCAATTAGGTTTCATGCTTTGGTgttaaatttgaagaacaagCCTTCAAGTTCATGAGgatttgaaatttacatatttagGATTAAACCCTCCTCCCGTTCTCCCTCTGATTTAGATCGAGGTTTTTAAATGCGAAAGGGTTTAATAAGGACTTCAAGTGAACTAAGgaccttagtttgatgaacggTGAATCTTTTATTACATCAATAAAAACATGTCACATCAAATCCACATTCAAATCTAATCAAACATCGCCAAAAAATGTGGTGAACATAATTTTGAAAACAGCCGCGTCAAATTATAAGGAAAATGTTGATATGGTTGTGTAGGCTGTCcaaattcaaaaatgaattCACTGGGACAGTGTTATAAAATTCCTTATTCAACCGAATTGGTGATGCTATCTATTTGGTGAATCAATCCATTCACCGATTCAAATAGTTGTGAATTGCCAAAAAGTATTAAAAACTtacttttagaaaataaaaaatcatataaaaataaaaaaaatcaaaaatattttaaaaatttgacaCTTGACACTCTTAAACAGTCATTTGTTAGCACTTGTCTAGTCCTGCACCATTTAAACAAAAGATCTAACCTCAAAGGATTTATGATGCAACGTGGCGTCAAGTGATGCAGTTGGCTTGATGTTGGGGTGTTCTACAAGTTCGTATGACTGCAAAATGACATTGGGAATAATTGAGAGAAAGTATCTTTCCAGATCCCTATCTTATCATTAATCTCAAACAGAGCACCATCTTTACAATTTTCCTATAATTGTTGGTTTTTCTATGGCTGTTACAGCCATGTATTTGAAGTCTTCTAGTTCATGTTCCATTTGAGCGGGCTTCTTTAGACCAAAATTCCTTTTTGTTTATAGAACGAACCATTCATGATTTAATAAAACATCTTGcttctaaattttttttcatggtattGTCTATTATTATAGAAATTATCCATATTTCATAATAGAGTGCATGTAAAACATGTGAATACCACATaatatacacaatatattatttaattCATTCACAGAATCGTTCGTTATCAATTGACTTGGCCTTGCTTCACAAATAACACGGATGGAGTTGGAATTATCTAACAAGTTAATAAATTGAGCATGAACATGCCTTTGTTCGTTCAAATTCACCCAAACTATTATTCTTAAAAGTTGTCAAATAAAGTAATGCGTACTCAAACTCCATTTTATTCTCAAGAACTGAgtattatttaaattttcataaacaaaGGGAAACAGGTTACTACATTTTAGCAACATCTGCTTGACATCTAAAATCTACGTTCCTGCTCGGCTgttttcagaaaaaaagaaaacgattGCCTTCAAGAGGAAAAAGTAAAGTTGGAGGGCCACATCTGTGATTACAAGTACAAAGCTGGGCCTAGCTGATACTGGTTTTCCGGGCTGGCATATCTGTGTATATATCCACTCTCGCAGTCGTCCTCCCGGCGTTAAGGCCGCGGGGCGTGTGGCTGGACTCTTAAAGGACGACGTCCATCTCGAATAACTGCGCTCAACGAGAGACGGATAGTATCCCTCGAGACCTTGCGTTAATGCGACGTCCATGAAAATGGGGTGGATGCCGACCGTTGCAGCGATTCCCGCAGCAGCGGCGGTCTTCCCGGTCACTTCCTCTGCCTGTTTTTCCTTCTTCGTCCCCAAGTACGTGCCCTCCAAGCTCCAGTGTGGCGCCTCGGCCTTCCACCTCCCACGACCCCGAGCTCGGGTTTTGGGGTTGTGGCGGAAATCGAGGCCTCGCGTCCCTCGAAATTCAATCAATGATGAAGTTCCCGCGCCGGACGACGACCCTGATGTTCGAATTTCGGGTCTCTTCTTTGACCTTGGCCGCAGCTGTGccatttaaaaaagaaaaattctggGCGTGTTTGGATTTCGCGATGAttgtttttttgggaaaatggcAGGTGGTTCGGTGGCTCCAAGCGGGGAAGGGTCGACCGGGTTGGTTGATCTTGGATGGCTTCCAGCTTTCCCGCACGTTCTGACGGCTTCAATGGCCAATTTCTTGTTTGGATACCATATTGGGTTAGTCATTCCAGCATTTACATGAATATAGAAGTCTTTGGTTTATTGTTAGTTTTGTTAGTTCTATGTTGTTGCAGAATCAAGTATCTCATGGAGAACTGAGCCCTTGATGTTAAGGTATGGATGAGGATATGTActcatttaaaaatttgaattttttttcctgttgaacAGTGCTTTTCCTGCCAACCAAACGCCCCCTTAGCTAATGCAGTGAGAACGAACACGGGATTACTATTTTTCGTTGTTGGCATCTTCCGTCATTGAAGTTTCCAGCGCTATAGTGGATCGCCAATCGTTTTAGTTCACTGAAGCGAAGATCAACATTTTGCTCATAGATTTGGCTGATGTTACAAATGTTATCTGTTTACATGTTTACTACGTAATTGCAAGCTTGATTGTTGTGCTCTTGTTATTCAAACTTTTCGTTGTTACTTGTGAGTTGTGACCAATTGCTAGATGCTTTATAATTAGCTTCTCTGATAGCGGTTATTCGTTCGGTGCTTTCCTTGTCTTGGCTTTCCTGTTATTGGCGCGTTTACCAAGTCAAAGTCCATTCTGCAGGGTAATGAACGGCCCTATAGTTTCCGTTGCACGGGACCTTGGATTTGAAGGAAATTCCATCCTTGAGGGCCTCGTTGTGAGCATATTTATAGTCGGTGCATTCATTGGTAGCATAGGCTCTGGCTACCTGGTTGACAATTTTGGTTGTCGACGTACGTTTCAAATAAATGCTGTGCCATTGATTGCTGGGGCTCTTCTGTGGTAAGTACATTGGATGTATGGGCAAATTGTTTTCGTAAATTTTGACCGATAAAGTTAGCCACAGCGTAATTCTTGTTTGTCCTCTCTAACCCCGGACTTGGCCTAGTATTATTATAAAAACCTGAATCCTGGCCTTTTTGCCGAAACTCTTGCCACCTCTTTATTGTCTATATCAACAGTTTCTTACGCCAGGGCTGTAATGGATAAAGTGGTAATACACTAACGGTGGCATCATTCTTTGCTTCATTCTTGATTTTATTGCCTCTAAATTCTTTTCCTGGAAGTTGTTTTCCACACAAACTTTCACGGACAAGCATAGCCCTGCGAGTGGAAGATTGGTTTGATTTCATGAGCTGCCTCATTGCTCAGTCAATAGTTGGTGCTCATCAAATGTGAGATGGTCTGGTTGCTTTTATCAATGTTACTTATGAGTGTGCATTAGCATCCCGAACAGTTATATCTGTTTTCTTTGATCTTCTAGATAATGAAATGCAAATTATTTAGGAACCCAGAAACAAGGGGAGCGATTTTTGGGGATGTAGAATATTCGCATATGAACCTGTGCATATCCTGTGACATAGGTTATGGCCATAAATCTTATCTTTTTCAACTCAACAACTTGTGAGAGTAATTTTTGGAAATACCAAGTAAATGCATCTTAGTAAATCCTAATTCTTGATCTGTTTTACTTATCTGTGGACCATGGCATATTGGGCCTACAGTCACCGCTCTTATCTTACTAATTCAAAATCTCTTATAGCATCACAACGGCTGAGACGCCTCCAAGGGGCTAACAAGTAACAACCTATAGAATGGTAGGCtagataaaataaattaaagaatATCATTTGAATGCTACTGCATACAACTTTGAAGCCAAAAGGGTGGCATGTGTCCAAGACTTGGAGCTCCCATGGTAGTGCATGATTGCCTAATAAGAGGATTATCTGCAAATACTAGCTTTGCTCATCATTATTGAGGCAATGACGTACTTCGTCACAACCACAAAGCAATGCAGGTAGTTATGGATGCACAGATGAATCATGGGATTCATTTTTATCTACTTCCTAAAGCACTGCATTGTCTGTGTGGAATCATATTCTCCATGGAACCATAGTAGGTAAAGTCGAAGGGGTATTTGATGTCCACTTTGAGCTTTCTTGGTTTATTATGTGGTCATTAATTTGACAAAGATTGAAGTCAAAATATTTGTTTCGCTCAAGTTTGAGTATCAACAATAGAATGCTTAATATGAGACAAAACAATTCTTTTCAGAGTGAAAtagtttgattattttaatGTGAACTTTGGAAAGGACAAATGGTTAAGAGGATGACAAATTGGTTTTCTATATACTGTCTATCAAGGATGAGAAAATCACATCTTAAAAGCAGATCTTCTAGTTTAGTTTAGCTGCTAGTCCATTGATGATGGAGGCTTTTCCTTGTAGGGGAGGAATTATTAGTGGAACATTATGTTCTTCAGTATGTCATCCGATGATGTTGAAATGAACAATAAACTACAGTATACTATTTATGCAAATGATACAAACTGTcaaatttttgctaaaaatcGTGATAAAGCCATCCCACTGACAATCTGATTGCCCATATCGCAATTCTCTTAGGACTGAGAGCACCACTTCATGTTGAAGTGCTTCTTGGATAGCTATGTGTGGGGTCTAGCATTAAATTCTGAAAAATCTTCAGAAGTTGAACTGCTTCACTTTTACTTTCTACAAGTAGATAGTGTGGTTTTCTATTCTGCAAAGGTCCTTCCGTGTTGCTTGTATTTTATTTAACTAGTTAAATGACCCTGCAATTTGTTTTTATGAGTTTCATGCCTTGGTGTATTTTCAACTTCTTCAATGGAATTTGAAGTTTATCAGGTTCTCTTTTCATTATTGGCAGTGCACAGGCTCATTCCTTGGATGAGATACTTTGGGGTAGATTTTCAGTTGGACTTGGCATTGGCGCAAACACTGTTCTAGTTCCCATTTATATTTCAGAGGTATCATGTGAAGTTGAAGAATAATTCAAGACTTTTAATTGGATGCATGAGATTTATTTAGGGAATGAATCTATGTAGCAGCATGTTAAGAAAGTAAAATATTTAGTTTCTTGCAGTTCAAACTTCAATGCAAGAAAATGTCTCGGGACAATGTATTGTTGCTTTGCTCTGTTCATTAGAAAGTTTGCTCTGTTCGTTAGAAAGTACATCATGCAGAGACTTGAATTTTTATATCATAGTTGCGTATAAATGGAGGCAGAATACTGCTGAGAAGACAGAGAGGTATGATGTGGAATTTGGCTGCAAATGATTATAGTTCCCTTGACAGAATTGAAATTTATCTTAATGCCAATAGGTATCAGAACATACCTGAACATACTGAATATTTGGAAGTACTATGTCTCACAAACATATTATGACAAGgtgaaaagaaaagtaaaggaCATTGTTATGATGTTTCTACTATATTTTCAGTGTGTGTGATAGTTTAGGTGCTTATCTTCCTTCTACTTTTTTAATGCATTTGATCTGATTTTTGTTGGAAGGGTTGCTGTTAGATATTCATTTCTTTAAATATCATTATGTTTCTCAGGATTTGAATATTTTCCTATGAAATTACTACTGTTATTGCCAGGACTCCTTTATGAATAGTGAATACAAGTAAATGGGACAAGGGACATGCATAGCCAATAAATGCATCCACATGCCCTTCATTTACGCAGACAGTGAAATAGTCACTCATGCATCACAAAAACTTCGTTCCTACAAAGTGGTGTTAGTGTCATCTGTCCTGATATGACAACTTGTTGGTGTCCCCTTTCCAATAAAtctgcctttctctctctcccaaacATGCAAAATCAAGTATGTCAGATTTATGAGTTTTCCATTATCTGATTGTCTTCAATGTTACTGGGCTTCAAATTTTTCCTTGATGTTCAATTGGAAGCATTATGTCTTtgactttttttgttatttttggaGCTCATAGCACTCATGCAGCATGGCATCATTCTATCTTAACCAATTACTCTTAGGTTCTACATTTATACTGCATACTTGCTCATGTCTCATGGGTTTGCCACCAAAGTAGGTATAAATGAGAAATAGACATGAATTTGTGTCCA
Proteins encoded in this region:
- the LOC116249940 gene encoding probable plastidic glucose transporter 1 isoform X3; the protein is MKMGWMPTVAAIPAAAAVFPVTSSACFSFFVPKYVPSKLQCGASAFHLPRPRARVLGLWRKSRPRVPRNSINDEVPAPDDDPDVRISGGSVAPSGEGSTGLVDLGWLPAFPHVLTASMANFLFGYHIGVMNGPIVSVARDLGFEGNSILEGLVVSIFIVGAFIGSIGSGYLVDNFGCRRTFQINAVPLIAGALLCAQAHSLDEILWGRFSVGLGIGANTVLVPIYISEVSPTRYRGSLGTICQIGTCLGIIASLLLGIPSDSTPDWWRTMLFIASIPAVIVMFGMQFAVESPRWLCKAGKWDDAKMVVSRIWGESQVDNAMKEIRSVVNLDGSDIEADWLELLQEPHNKVAFIGGMLFVLQQFAGINGVLYFSSLTFHDVGITNNALASLLVGLTNFAGALFALYLMDKQGRQNLIIGSYLGMAAAMFLIVFAVDFPVDDQLSHTLSILGTVMTW